A region of the Candidatus Acetothermia bacterium genome:
CGAGGCGCTGCACGTCTCCGGCACCGATGCCCACGGTACCAAGGTCGAGTACGAGGCAGCCAAGCTCGGCATCACCCCGCGGGAGCTCGCCGATCAGGTCCACCACGCGATCCGCGAGGTGCTCGAAAAGTTCGAGATCGCCATCGACAACTACACCACCACCGAATCCCCCGTGCACAAGGAGTTCGTCACCCAGATCTACCGCGACATGGAGCGAAATGGCTACATCATCGCGCAAGAAGAAGAGCGGGCCTTTTGCCAAGGGTGTAGCCGATTCCTCGCCGATCGCTTCATCCTCGGCACCTGCCCTCGCTGCGGATATCCCCACGCCCAAGGCAACCAGTGCGATGTGTGCGGGGCGCTCCTCGAGCCGGAGATGCTCCTTGCCCCCCAGTGCGCATTCTGTAGATCCACGGACATCGTCCGGCGGCCAACCCGCCACTGGTACCTGGACCTGGGAAAGCTTGCCCCGCAGCTCCTCGCCTACGTGGGGAGCCGCGACTTCCCGGGGAACGTCAAGCTGTTTACGGAGCGCCTGATCCAGGACGGGCTTAGGCCACGGGCGGTGACGCGAGACATCGAGTGGGGGATCCCCGCCCCGTTCCCGGGGGCGGAAGGGAAGGTCATCTACGTGTGGGCGGAGGCCGCCCTAGGGTACGTGTCCGCCACCATCGAGCACTTCCGGAGGCTGGGGGAAGAGGAACGGTGGCGGGAGTTCTGGTTCGGCGAAGAGGTCTGGCATCTCTACACCCACGCTAAGGACAACATCCCCTTCCACACCATCATCTTCCCTGCTCAACTCATCGCCTCCGGCCGTGGCTACCACCTGCCCGACCAGATCGCGGCCACGGAGTACCTCAACTGGATCGGAGGGGAGCAGTTCTCCAAGACCCGCCGGGTGGGGATCTTCGCCGACGAGGCGCTCGCCCTCTTGCCCCCGGTGTACTGGCGGTTTTACCTCCTCTACAACCGGCCGGAGACGAAGGACGTGGAGTTCTCGTGGGAGGAGCTCGACAAGGCGGTGAACGCGATCCTGGTGGACAACATCGCCAACTTCGTCCACCGGGTGCTCTCGTTCATCTGGTCGCGCCACGCCGGCGTGGTGCCCGATGTGGCCACCGATCCGGAGGTAGAGCGAGCCATCGACGAGGCCTATGCTGCGGTGCGGCGTACGGTGGAGGAGGGGGCGTTGGCCCCGGCCCTGCGGGCGGTGGCCCTGCTCGCCGGCACGGGGAACGAGTACTTCCAGCGCAAGGCACCGTGGCGGACCGGGGACGGGGAGGCGGTGGCGTCGGCCGCCCATCTTGTGAAGGCCCTGGCCATCCTGCTCGAGCCGTTCATCCCCATGTTCTCCCGGGAGGTGTACGCGACCTTGGGCATCACCGAGCGGGCGCTCGCTGACGTGCGCGAGGGGCTGCGGGGGCGCCGGCTGGCCGTCCAACCGCACCCCCTCCTGGAGCACGTGGACATGGAGGACCTGAAGGGGAGGTACCAGGCGATGAAAGAGGAGGGTCTGGTGAGCCTGGAGGAGTTCCAACGGCTGGACCTACGGGTGGGGCGGATCCTCATGGCCGAGGAGGTGGCCGGCGCGGACAAGCTTCTGCGCCTCCTGATCGACCTCGGGGACCGCCAGGCCCAAGCGGTGGCCGGGATCCGCAAGCACTACCCCGTCGGGGACCTTCCGGGCAGACTGGTGGCGGTGGTGGCCAACCTCAAGCCGGCCACGATCCGAGGAATTCGATCCGAGTGCATGATCCTCGCCGCGTCGGACGGAACGCTGGCCCTCCTTGCCCCGGATAAACAGGTGGAACCGGGGACCCGCATTCGCTAGCATTGTCCTCGTCCGCCGTACCCGATAAGATTGCGAGGTGGCCGAAATGTACGGTGTTGTGGAGATCGGAGGCAAGCAGTACCACGTCGAGCCTGGGATGGAGGTCGTCCACGAGGTCGTTCCCGGCGTCGGTGTCGGGGACACGATCACGTTCGATCGGGTCCTCCTCCTGCGCAACGGTGATGGGGTGGCCATTGGCCGGCCGTACCTCTCAGGGGTCAAGGTGGTGGCGGAGGTCCGAGAGGTGGGGCGGGGCAAGAAGGCCGTGGTCCAGCGGTTCGCCCCCAAGAAGGGGTATCGCCGGAAGAAGGGCTACCGCCAGCCCTACATGCGGACGAGGATCGTGGCCATCGAGAAGGATTAGGCGATGGTAGAGGTTCTGATCGAGCGGGATGAGGAAGGCCGGGTCCAGGCGGTGACCCTGCAGGGGGACGATTCCCCGGAGGGACTGGCCGCCGGGGCCCTCGTCGAGGCCCCGCTCCTGGGGATGCGCCACTACCTGCACTTGGATCCGGAGTCCTCCCGGGAGGGGAGCATGCTGCGGTTCCGGGTGGACCGGTCCGACATCTTCCTCGACCGCGAGATCGACGCGATCCTGGAGACGATGGTCTTGGGCCTGCGCGCGCTGGAGCAGGGCCGGCCGGGACGGTTGGCGGTGCGCGAGGTCGGGTTGGATGTAAAGGTGTAAAGGGGGAAAACATGGCCCACAAGAGCAGTCAGGGTTCTACCCAGAACATCCACGATTCCCCGGGGCAGCGCCTGGGCGTGAAGCGCTTCGGCGGCGAGCTGGTATGGCCCGGGTGCATCATCATCCGGCAGCGGGGAACCCGGTTCCACCCGGGCCGGGGCGTGGGCATGGGACGGGATTTCACCCTGTTCGCTACGACCACGGGGCTCGTGAAGTTCGCCGGGCGGAACCGCAAGTACGTGAACGTCATCCCCATCGACGAGGGGGGATAGCCCCTCCCGATGTGGCTCGATGAGGCGAAGATCCATGTCGCCTCCGGGCGGGGCGGGGACGGTTTGATCAGCTTCCACCGCACCCGTCATAACCCGCGCGGCTCCCCGGACGGGGGCAACGGAGGCCGCGGTGGGGATGTGATCCTGCGTGCCAGCCGGTCCATGAGCACCCTCCTCCACTTCCAGAACCAGGTTCACTTCCGCGCCCAGGACGGGGCACCGGGCGGGCCCAACGGCTGCCAGGGGGGGCAAGGCGCAGACCTCGTGGTGCCCGTCCCGGTGGGGACGGTGGTGCGGGACCTCCTCACCGGTGAGGTCCTGGCCGACCTCATGGCCGACGGCCAGGAGGTGGTCATCGCTCGCGGTGGCTGCGGAGGGCGAGGCAACAAGGCGTTCACCACCGCTACCCGCCAGGCGCCGCGGATCCGGGAGTTCGGCGAGCCCGGGGAGGAACGGTGGCTCAGGCTGGAGCTGCGGGTGCTCGCCGATGTGGGGATCGTGGGTTTCCCCAACGTGGGCAAGTCGTCGCTCCTGTCCCGCGTCTCCTCGAAGAAGGCCAAGGTCGCCCCGTACCCGTTCACCACCTTGGCCCCTAACCTGGGCCTGGTACGGGTCGGAGAGTCGGCGTCGTTCGTGATGGCCGACCTTCCGGGCCTGATCGAGGGGGCACACGAGGGGAAGGGCCTCGGCGATCGGTTCCTGCGCCACGCCTCCCGGGCCAAGCTCCTCCTCCACCTCCTGGACCTGGCCCGGGTCGAGGGCCGCGACCCCCTTGGGGATTACCATGTCCTGCGGCGGGAGCTTGAGGCGTGGGAGGACCTGGCAGGGAAGCCGGAGGTGGTGGCCGGAAACAAGGTGGACCTCCTGACCCCGGACCAGGTGGCGACGGAGGTGGCGCGGTTCAAGGAGGAAGGGATCGAGCTCCACCCCATCTCGGCCGTGACCGGGCAGGGGGTGCGGGAGTTGATCGCCCACCTGTGGGCGCGGATGCAGGCACTCCCTTCCCCGCCGGTCACGCCCCGGCCACGGCAGCGGGTGTGGCGGCTGACCCCGGAGGCACGGCCGTTCGAGGTGGTGGAGGAGGACGGGGCGCTCACGGTGCGGGGCCCGGCGGTGGAGCAACTGGTCCACCGCCTCGATCTCTCCACCCGCGACGCCCAGGAGTACCTCATAGAGCGGCTGGAGCGGCTGGGGGTGATGGCCGCCCTTCGGCGGCGGGGCCTGGCCCCGGGCCGGAGCGTGCGCATCGGCGGGGTGGAGTTTGAGCTTGCAGGGTAGGACCGGGCTATTCGGGGGGACGTTCAACCCCATCCACCTCGGGCACCTGCGGGTGGCCGAGGAGGCCCTCCGTCAGTTCGGCCTGAGGCAGATCGTGTTCCTGCCCACCGGGCACCCCCCCCACCGCGAGGTGGACGACGGCGTCCCCGGCGAGCAACGGTACGCGATGGTGAAGCTCGCGGTAGAGGGGCGGCCCAAGTTCACGGTGTCCCGGTACGAGGTGGACCGCCCCGGGCCGTGCTACACGGTGGACACCATCGCCGCGATGAAGGCGGAGCACCCGGAGGGGGTAGCGTACATCGTGGGAGCGGACATCTTCTCCCGCATCGAGATCTGGCACGACTGGCCCAGATTGCTTGGGAGCGCCCCGTTCATCGTGGCCCCGCGACCGGGGGTGGACATGACCGTGTTCCACCGCGCCCCGTTCGCGCAGGCCGAGCTCCACTTCCTGGAGATGCCGCTGATCAACCTCTCGTCCGCGGAGGTGCGACGGCGCTACCGGGAAGGGCTTTCCACAGCGGGCATGGTGCCGGAGGCGGTGGACCGGTTCATCCGCCGCCACCGGCTGTACGGCGTGGTTGGACGGGATGAACCTAGCTAGAATACATGCGAAAGGGGGATGGTCCTATTAAGCGAAAGTTCCGCGTAAACGAAGAGATCCGGTCGCGGGAGGTGCTCCTGATCGACATCGATGGCCGCAACCTGGGGGTGACCCCAGTAGACCGGGCGCTGGCCCTGGCCAGGGAGAAGGGCCTTGATCTCGTGGAGGTGGCGCCGGAGGCGAACCCGGTGGTGTGCAAGATCGTGAACTTCGGGAAGTACCGGTACCAGCTGGAGAAACGGGAGAAGAAGCAGCAAAAGCCGGCACGGCTCAAGGAGGTCAAGTTCACGATCCAGACCGGGGAGCACGATTTCCAGACGAAGCTCTCTCGAATCCGAGAGTTCCTGAACGACGGACACAAGGTGCGGGTTTCCGTGTTCTTCAAGGGACGGCAGATCATCCACCTCGGCAAAGGGGAGGAGATGCTGGCCCGGGTCGCAGCTACGACCCAGGACATCGCCAAGGTGGATCAGAACGCGACGAGCAAGGGCCGGACGCTACAGATGCTGCTGGTCCCCCTACCCCGCAAAGGAGGTCGCGGTGAAGAAAAGGACACACAAGGCGTCGGCGAAGCGGCTCAAGATCACGGCCAGCGGTAGGATCTTCCACCGGCGGGCCGGTTACGTGCACAAGCTCAGCAAGAAGCGCCCCCAATACCGGCGGCAGGCGCGCCCGGACGTGGAGGCGACCGGGGCTGACCGACGGCGACTGCGCCGGATCCTGAACGTTTGATGCCAAGGAGGAAACCATGCGGGTGCCCGGAGGGGTAAAGCACGGCAAACGCCGGCAGAAGGTGTTGGAACTGGCCAAGGGGTTCAAGGGCAAGCGCCGGACGTGCTACCGCATCGCCAAGCAATCGGTGGTCAAGGCCCTGCGCCATCAGTACGTGTCGCGCAAGCTCAGGAAGCGGGACATGCGGCGGCTGTGGATGGTGCGCATCGGGGCCGCGGCGCGAGGGCACGGCCTGTCCTACTCCAGGTTCATGGGCGGGCTCAGGAAGGCCGGGGTCGGGCTGAACCGGAAGATGCTCGCCGCTTTGGCCTTGCGCGATCCGGACGCGTTCGCCCAAGTGGTGGCGGTGGCCAAGGAGGCCACGGGCGCGTGAGGCCACGGGCGCGAGCGGGGATCGCGTGACGGTCAGCGTGGGCGTGCGCGGCCTGCGGTTCATGGGCCGCGTGGGATGGCAAGACGAGGAGCGGCGGATGAGCCGTCCGCTCCTCGTGGACGTGGAGATCGGGGTGGACTACGACGGGTCGGGAGAGCTTTCCGGGACGGTGGACCTGGAGGCGGTGGTGCGGACGGTCACGACGCTCGAGGGGAAGACATTCCGCCTCCTGGAGGACCTGGCCAGCGTCGTTGCCGGGGCGGCCGTGGGGCTTTCGCCCCGGGTGCGCTGGGCCAGGGTGCGCGTGCACAAACTGTCCCCGCCCCTCCCTTCCCCGGTGGATGCGGAGTTCGTCGAGGTGGTTTGCGAACGGGATGGTTAGGGCGTACCTGGGCCTTGGCGCCAATGTCCCCCCGGAGGAGGAGCGTCTGATGGAGGCGCTGGCCCGCCTGTCGCAAGGCGGGCTCAGGATCGGCAAGGTCTCCTCCCTGTACCGTACCGAGCCGTGGGGCCGTGGCGACCAGCCGTGGTTTACGAACTTGGCGGTGGAGGCGGACACGGATCTTCCGCCCCGGGCGCTCCTCGCCCTGTGCCAGCGGGTGCAGCGGGATCTCGGCCGGATGGACCGCGGGCGGTGGGGACCCCGGGAACTGGACATCGACATCCTCCTCTACGGAGGCGAGGTCATCGCCGAGCCCGATCTCATCGTGCCCCATCCCCGGCTCCCCGAGCGCCGGTTCGTGCTCGTGCCGCTGGCGGAGATCGCCCCGGAGGTCCGCCATCCCGTGCTTGGCCGCGCCATCGCCGAACTCCTGGCTGAGGTGAGAGATTCAAGGAGGGTCTTACGATTAAAGGGAATCACATCCTGATCACGGTGGAGAAGACGCCGGCCGGTCCGAGAAAGCGGGTGGTCATCGTCGAGGAGGGGGAACTGGTGGAGGTGCACTTCGACATGCCGGGCCGACGGCCGCTGGTGGGCAACATCTACAAGGGCAAGGTGGAGACGGTTCTCCCCGGGATGGGCGCGGCGTTCGTGAACGTGGGGGAACGGAAGGCCCTGTTTCTGTCCGAGCACGAGATCAACGATGCGATGCTGATCGCCAAGGGGTTTGAGCCATGGCGCGGCCCGGCCCCGATCCAGAAGGTCCTCCGCCCCGGAGACTCGGTCCTCATCCAGGTCCGCCGGGAGGGTGTCGGCAAGAAAAACCCCCAGGGGACGACGAAGATCAGCCTGCCGGGGCGGTACTGGGTGTTCCTGCCGCGGGAGGACCGGGTGGGCATCTCCCGCCGGGTGGAGGACCGCGACATCGGGAGGCGGCTCCGCCAGATCGCGTACGAACTCAAGCAACCCGGGGAGGGGCTGATCGCCCGCACCGCGGCCCATCGAGCGTCCAAGGAGGACCTGGAGCGGGATTTCAAGTATCTCCTCGGCATCTGGAAGGGGATCGAGGAAGCGGCCGCGGAGAGCACCGCCCCCAAGCTCCTCCACGAGCCCCTGGACCTCGTGCGGACCATCGTCCGCGACCGGTTCCTGGACGAGATGGATTCCCTCATCGTCGACGAGGAGGCCCAGTACAAGGAGATCCTGGACTTCCTCGGATATCTACACCTTGAGCGACTGAAGGGGCGGGTGAAGCTGTACCGGGGCACGATGCCCCTGTTCGTGCGCTACGACATCGAGCGGCAGCTTCGGGAGGCGCTGCAGCGGCGGGTGCCCTTAAAGGCGGGGGGGTTCCTGACCGTGGACGAGACCGAGGCGCTGACGGCGATCGACGTGAACACCGGGTCCGACGTGCGCCATCGCAACCAAGACGCGGCGATCCTCAACACCAACCTCGAGGCGGCCAAGGAGATCCCCCGGATCCTGAGGCTTCGCAAGATCTCGGGGATCATCGTCATCGACTTCGTGGACATGGCCAGCGAAAAGGACGAGCGCAAGGTGATCGAGCGGCTGCAAGAGGAGCTTCGAAAGGACCGGGTGCCGGCGGACTTCATCGAGATCACCAAGCTAGGCCTGGTGGAGATCACCCGTCGCAAGGAGGGGGAATCGCTGGCGGCGATGCTGGGGGACATGGAGGAGGATTAACGCCGTCCGCCGGGAGGATGGACGTCGGTTGAGGGATAGGTCCATCCCCGTTACCATCGCTGGCAAGGGCGGATAGCTCAGTTGGTAGAGCGCTCCCTTCACAGGGGAGAAGTCGCGGGTTCAAGTCCTGCTCCGCCCATTTCCTTTTCCCATGGCGTACATCTCGGTGGAAGGCCTGCCCGCAGTGGGGAAGAGCGAGCTCCTCGCAGCCCTACGCTTGTACTACCCGGGCCAGGTCCTCGTGCTCCCGGAGCTCGTGAAGGAGACGGCCGAGCGGGAGGGGCTTGACCTCTTCCGCGATCGCGATCGGCTCGCTCAGGCCATGCTCGCTGCACTCCCCGCCCGCCAAGGCCAAATCCGCGCTGCCCTCAACCAAAGCCTCACCGTGGTCGAGGAGTCGCACCTCGCCGTCCACGCCGCGTACGCGGCCTCCCTGGGGGACGACGCGTTCCTGCGCCAGTTCCAACGGGCGGAACAGGCGATCCTGTGGCCGGACCGGTTCGTGCGCCTGGAGGTCCCGATCGCCGTGTCCGTGGCCCGCCAGGCGGCGCGGGGCGACCCCCGGTACACCGTCCCGGCCGACGTCCTGGCCCGGAT
Encoded here:
- the metG gene encoding methionine--tRNA ligase; the encoded protein is MNTNVKRILVCSAWPYGSGMPHLGNLVGCLLSGDAFTRFYRLLGYEALHVSGTDAHGTKVEYEAAKLGITPRELADQVHHAIREVLEKFEIAIDNYTTTESPVHKEFVTQIYRDMERNGYIIAQEEERAFCQGCSRFLADRFILGTCPRCGYPHAQGNQCDVCGALLEPEMLLAPQCAFCRSTDIVRRPTRHWYLDLGKLAPQLLAYVGSRDFPGNVKLFTERLIQDGLRPRAVTRDIEWGIPAPFPGAEGKVIYVWAEAALGYVSATIEHFRRLGEEERWREFWFGEEVWHLYTHAKDNIPFHTIIFPAQLIASGRGYHLPDQIAATEYLNWIGGEQFSKTRRVGIFADEALALLPPVYWRFYLLYNRPETKDVEFSWEELDKAVNAILVDNIANFVHRVLSFIWSRHAGVVPDVATDPEVERAIDEAYAAVRRTVEEGALAPALRAVALLAGTGNEYFQRKAPWRTGDGEAVASAAHLVKALAILLEPFIPMFSREVYATLGITERALADVREGLRGRRLAVQPHPLLEHVDMEDLKGRYQAMKEEGLVSLEEFQRLDLRVGRILMAEEVAGADKLLRLLIDLGDRQAQAVAGIRKHYPVGDLPGRLVAVVANLKPATIRGIRSECMILAASDGTLALLAPDKQVEPGTRIR
- the rplU gene encoding 50S ribosomal protein L21; the encoded protein is MYGVVEIGGKQYHVEPGMEVVHEVVPGVGVGDTITFDRVLLLRNGDGVAIGRPYLSGVKVVAEVREVGRGKKAVVQRFAPKKGYRRKKGYRQPYMRTRIVAIEKD
- the rpmA gene encoding 50S ribosomal protein L27, producing the protein MAHKSSQGSTQNIHDSPGQRLGVKRFGGELVWPGCIIIRQRGTRFHPGRGVGMGRDFTLFATTTGLVKFAGRNRKYVNVIPIDEGG
- the obgE gene encoding GTPase ObgE produces the protein MWLDEAKIHVASGRGGDGLISFHRTRHNPRGSPDGGNGGRGGDVILRASRSMSTLLHFQNQVHFRAQDGAPGGPNGCQGGQGADLVVPVPVGTVVRDLLTGEVLADLMADGQEVVIARGGCGGRGNKAFTTATRQAPRIREFGEPGEERWLRLELRVLADVGIVGFPNVGKSSLLSRVSSKKAKVAPYPFTTLAPNLGLVRVGESASFVMADLPGLIEGAHEGKGLGDRFLRHASRAKLLLHLLDLARVEGRDPLGDYHVLRRELEAWEDLAGKPEVVAGNKVDLLTPDQVATEVARFKEEGIELHPISAVTGQGVRELIAHLWARMQALPSPPVTPRPRQRVWRLTPEARPFEVVEEDGALTVRGPAVEQLVHRLDLSTRDAQEYLIERLERLGVMAALRRRGLAPGRSVRIGGVEFELAG
- the nadD gene encoding nicotinate-nucleotide adenylyltransferase, which translates into the protein MQGRTGLFGGTFNPIHLGHLRVAEEALRQFGLRQIVFLPTGHPPHREVDDGVPGEQRYAMVKLAVEGRPKFTVSRYEVDRPGPCYTVDTIAAMKAEHPEGVAYIVGADIFSRIEIWHDWPRLLGSAPFIVAPRPGVDMTVFHRAPFAQAELHFLEMPLINLSSAEVRRRYREGLSTAGMVPEAVDRFIRRHRLYGVVGRDEPS
- the infC gene encoding translation initiation factor IF-3, translating into MRKGDGPIKRKFRVNEEIRSREVLLIDIDGRNLGVTPVDRALALAREKGLDLVEVAPEANPVVCKIVNFGKYRYQLEKREKKQQKPARLKEVKFTIQTGEHDFQTKLSRIREFLNDGHKVRVSVFFKGRQIIHLGKGEEMLARVAATTQDIAKVDQNATSKGRTLQMLLVPLPRKGGRGEEKDTQGVGEAAQDHGQR
- the rplT gene encoding 50S ribosomal protein L20 — encoded protein: MRVPGGVKHGKRRQKVLELAKGFKGKRRTCYRIAKQSVVKALRHQYVSRKLRKRDMRRLWMVRIGAAARGHGLSYSRFMGGLRKAGVGLNRKMLAALALRDPDAFAQVVAVAKEATGA
- a CDS encoding dihydroneopterin aldolase; this encodes MTVSVGVRGLRFMGRVGWQDEERRMSRPLLVDVEIGVDYDGSGELSGTVDLEAVVRTVTTLEGKTFRLLEDLASVVAGAAVGLSPRVRWARVRVHKLSPPLPSPVDAEFVEVVCERDG
- the folK gene encoding 2-amino-4-hydroxy-6-hydroxymethyldihydropteridine diphosphokinase codes for the protein MVRAYLGLGANVPPEEERLMEALARLSQGGLRIGKVSSLYRTEPWGRGDQPWFTNLAVEADTDLPPRALLALCQRVQRDLGRMDRGRWGPRELDIDILLYGGEVIAEPDLIVPHPRLPERRFVLVPLAEIAPEVRHPVLGRAIAELLAEVRDSRRVLRLKGITS
- a CDS encoding Rne/Rng family ribonuclease — its product is MEKTPAGPRKRVVIVEEGELVEVHFDMPGRRPLVGNIYKGKVETVLPGMGAAFVNVGERKALFLSEHEINDAMLIAKGFEPWRGPAPIQKVLRPGDSVLIQVRREGVGKKNPQGTTKISLPGRYWVFLPREDRVGISRRVEDRDIGRRLRQIAYELKQPGEGLIARTAAHRASKEDLERDFKYLLGIWKGIEEAAAESTAPKLLHEPLDLVRTIVRDRFLDEMDSLIVDEEAQYKEILDFLGYLHLERLKGRVKLYRGTMPLFVRYDIERQLREALQRRVPLKAGGFLTVDETEALTAIDVNTGSDVRHRNQDAAILNTNLEAAKEIPRILRLRKISGIIVIDFVDMASEKDERKVIERLQEELRKDRVPADFIEITKLGLVEITRRKEGESLAAMLGDMEED